One window of Perca flavescens isolate YP-PL-M2 chromosome 6, PFLA_1.0, whole genome shotgun sequence genomic DNA carries:
- the ppox gene encoding protoporphyrinogen oxidase isoform X1, producing MTTVAVLGGGIGGLAASYYLFKSPQVTKVLVLESSSRFGGWLWSTRRSDGAVFEHGPRGIRPAGAVGHNTLNMVDDLGLGGDILPVPSSHVASQNRYVYMNSQLHRMPSGLSGLLRTVPPFSRPLLLSVAMEMLVKKGAEEDESVYSFVTRRLGKELADIAVDSLCRGVFAGDCRKLSVRSCFPVLYNAEQRRGSLTLGMLLGSGPSPAVPPGPLAQRSVTESWSQWSLSRGVESLPECIAEYLRRSGRVELHREAAVQQISPSASGWTIRLEDGVVSADHIISALPAKALASVLPPSCQTLIQLLQDISTVTVAVVNLEYEGSILPVSGFGHLLPSSEDQALLGVVYDSVPFPQHDRTNGPTTRLTVMMGGAWFHEVFGPPDTVSEERLLARATEAVQCHLGVPTAPSWSRVTVQRDCIPQYYPGHFRRVESMRSFIRENNLSLSLIGSSYDGVSVNDVIFNGRTAVEQLLGTGV from the exons ATGACAACAGTTGCAGTCCTTGGAGGGGGGATCGGGGGCCTGGCAGCATCTTACTACCTCTTTAAGAGCCCCCAGGTTACCAAG GTCCTTGTTTTGGAGTCCAGCAGTCGCTTCGGAGGCTGGCTGTGGTCCACCAGGAGGTCCGACGGGGCCGTGTTTGAACATGGACCCAGGGGGATCCGACCCGCTGGGGCAGTGGGACACAACACTCTCAATATG gtggatGACCTGGGTCTTGGCGGGGACATCCTGCCGGTCCCCTCCAGTCATGTGGCGTCCCAGAACCGATACGTGTACATGAACAGTCAGCTCCACAGGATGCCCTCAGGACTCAG TGGACTTTTGCGGACTGTACCCCCCTTCTCTCGTCCCCTGCTGCTGAGTGTTGCCATGGAGATGCTAGTGAAGAAAGGCGCGGAGGAGGACGAGTCTGTCTATTCGTTTGTTACCAGGCGACTGGGGAAGGAG ctgGCAGACATAGCTGTGGACAGCTTGTGCCGCGGCGTGTTTGCGGGAGACTGCAGGAAGCTGAGCGTGCGTTCTTGTTTTCCGGTCTTGTACAACGCCGAGCAGCGGCGGGGCTCCCTGACGCTGGGCATGCTGCTGGGCTCAG GCCCTTCTCCTGCCGTCCCCCCCGGCCCTCTGGCTCAGAGGTCCGTTACAGAGTCGTGGTCCCAGTGGTCGCTGAGCAGAGGAGTGGAGtctctcccagaatgcatcgcTGAGTACCTGCGGCGGAGCGGCAGAGTGGAGCTCCACAGGGAGGCGGCCGTTCAGCAGATCAGCCCGTCAGCCTCCGGCTGGACG atcagGTTGGAGGATGGAGTCGTATCAGCTGACCACATCATCTCTGCACTGCCTGCTAAAG CCCTGGCCTCAGTCCTGCCCCCCTCCTGTCAAACTCTCATCCAGCTACTGCAGGACATCTCCACGGTAACGGTCGCTGTGGTGAATCTAGAGTATGAGGGCTCCATCCTGCCTGTGTCG GGCTTCGGACACCTGCTGCCGTCATCGGAGGATCAGGCTTTACTCGGGGTGGTCTACGACTCGGTTCCCTTCCCTCAGCACGACAGAACTAACGGACCGACTACCAGACTGACG GTGATGATGGGAGGGGCCTGGTTCCACGAGGTCTTTGGGCCCCCGGACACCGTATCAGAGGAGCGTCTTTTAGCGAGAGCCACTGAGGCCGTGCAATGCCACCTGGGAGTCCCCACAGCACCCAGCTGGAGCCGGGTCACTGTACAGAGG GACTGTATACCTCAGTATTACCCAGGACACTTCCGGAGAGTAG AGTCCATGCGTAGCTTCATAAGGGAGAATAATCTCTCGCTGTCTCTGATCGGCTCCTCCTACGACGGCGTGTCAGTCAACGATGTCATCTTTAATGGACGAACAGCTGTGGAGCAGCTGTTGGGAACTGGAGTTTGA
- the ppox gene encoding protoporphyrinogen oxidase isoform X2, with protein MVDDLGLGGDILPVPSSHVASQNRYVYMNSQLHRMPSGLSGLLRTVPPFSRPLLLSVAMEMLVKKGAEEDESVYSFVTRRLGKELADIAVDSLCRGVFAGDCRKLSVRSCFPVLYNAEQRRGSLTLGMLLGSGPSPAVPPGPLAQRSVTESWSQWSLSRGVESLPECIAEYLRRSGRVELHREAAVQQISPSASGWTIRLEDGVVSADHIISALPAKALASVLPPSCQTLIQLLQDISTVTVAVVNLEYEGSILPVSGFGHLLPSSEDQALLGVVYDSVPFPQHDRTNGPTTRLTVMMGGAWFHEVFGPPDTVSEERLLARATEAVQCHLGVPTAPSWSRVTVQRDCIPQYYPGHFRRVESMRSFIRENNLSLSLIGSSYDGVSVNDVIFNGRTAVEQLLGTGV; from the exons ATG gtggatGACCTGGGTCTTGGCGGGGACATCCTGCCGGTCCCCTCCAGTCATGTGGCGTCCCAGAACCGATACGTGTACATGAACAGTCAGCTCCACAGGATGCCCTCAGGACTCAG TGGACTTTTGCGGACTGTACCCCCCTTCTCTCGTCCCCTGCTGCTGAGTGTTGCCATGGAGATGCTAGTGAAGAAAGGCGCGGAGGAGGACGAGTCTGTCTATTCGTTTGTTACCAGGCGACTGGGGAAGGAG ctgGCAGACATAGCTGTGGACAGCTTGTGCCGCGGCGTGTTTGCGGGAGACTGCAGGAAGCTGAGCGTGCGTTCTTGTTTTCCGGTCTTGTACAACGCCGAGCAGCGGCGGGGCTCCCTGACGCTGGGCATGCTGCTGGGCTCAG GCCCTTCTCCTGCCGTCCCCCCCGGCCCTCTGGCTCAGAGGTCCGTTACAGAGTCGTGGTCCCAGTGGTCGCTGAGCAGAGGAGTGGAGtctctcccagaatgcatcgcTGAGTACCTGCGGCGGAGCGGCAGAGTGGAGCTCCACAGGGAGGCGGCCGTTCAGCAGATCAGCCCGTCAGCCTCCGGCTGGACG atcagGTTGGAGGATGGAGTCGTATCAGCTGACCACATCATCTCTGCACTGCCTGCTAAAG CCCTGGCCTCAGTCCTGCCCCCCTCCTGTCAAACTCTCATCCAGCTACTGCAGGACATCTCCACGGTAACGGTCGCTGTGGTGAATCTAGAGTATGAGGGCTCCATCCTGCCTGTGTCG GGCTTCGGACACCTGCTGCCGTCATCGGAGGATCAGGCTTTACTCGGGGTGGTCTACGACTCGGTTCCCTTCCCTCAGCACGACAGAACTAACGGACCGACTACCAGACTGACG GTGATGATGGGAGGGGCCTGGTTCCACGAGGTCTTTGGGCCCCCGGACACCGTATCAGAGGAGCGTCTTTTAGCGAGAGCCACTGAGGCCGTGCAATGCCACCTGGGAGTCCCCACAGCACCCAGCTGGAGCCGGGTCACTGTACAGAGG GACTGTATACCTCAGTATTACCCAGGACACTTCCGGAGAGTAG AGTCCATGCGTAGCTTCATAAGGGAGAATAATCTCTCGCTGTCTCTGATCGGCTCCTCCTACGACGGCGTGTCAGTCAACGATGTCATCTTTAATGGACGAACAGCTGTGGAGCAGCTGTTGGGAACTGGAGTTTGA